One stretch of Nitratiruptor tergarcus DSM 16512 DNA includes these proteins:
- the secA gene encoding preprotein translocase subunit SecA produces the protein MLKSVVHKIIGTKNDRELKRYQKRVKKINALEPKYEKLSDEELKKAFDELRQKVKNGEATMDEVLEDSFAITREASKRVLGMRHYDVQLIGGMVLHEGKIAEMKTGEGKTLVATLAVALNAMTGEGVHVVTVNDYLAKRDATEMGKLYEFLGYSTGCITSEIQDDLERKKQYQCDITYGTNNEFGFDYLRDNMKYSLDEIVQRGHNYAIVDEVDSILIDEARTPLIISGPTNRKLDTYIKADKIAKQLERDKHFTVDEKDRVILLTQEGIAKAEELFGVDNLYSMENAILAHHLDQALKANHLFQKDVDYVVKNGEVVIVDEFTGRLSEGRRFSEGLHQALEAKEGVQIQEESQTLADITFQNYFRLYKKLAGMTGTAQTEATEFAEIYGLEVISIPTNRPVIRKDLDDLIFKTEKEKFDAVVKKIKELHKKGQPVLVGTTSIEKNELLHKLLTKEKIPHTILNAKHHEKEAEIIAQAGKKGAVTVATNMAGRGVDIKIDDEVRELGGLFILGTERHESRRIDNQLRGRAGRQGDPGASQFFLSLEDNLLRIFGGDRIKNIMNRLGIEEGEHIESKMVTRAVEKAQKKVENLHFESRKHILEYDDVANEQRKTIYKFRQELLNPEYDIDSKIKENRAEIVEDILHECEIFPEMPKEDFKLEKLVKKIQEDFNASFSQEELQNRDYEDLKAYILQKLENEYEEKMGRLDNAQRREIERILYLQVLDNAWREHLYQMDILKTGIGLRGYNQKDPLVEYKKESYNLFIELIHRIKSEAIKTLHMIQLRDEAEEEELRRLEAELAKMEEEVKQAAVLQHGQDMQQEESSSHKPLVGTKKPARNEPCPCGSGKKYKHCCGKSGPKKGVLATAANG, from the coding sequence ATGCTAAAGAGTGTTGTCCATAAAATTATAGGAACAAAAAACGATAGAGAACTTAAACGTTATCAAAAACGTGTGAAAAAAATAAATGCTCTTGAACCTAAATATGAAAAATTGAGTGATGAAGAACTGAAAAAAGCCTTTGATGAACTACGTCAAAAAGTAAAAAATGGCGAAGCTACTATGGATGAAGTACTTGAAGACTCCTTTGCAATTACAAGGGAAGCAAGTAAGCGTGTTCTTGGAATGCGTCATTATGATGTACAGCTGATCGGTGGTATGGTACTGCATGAAGGAAAAATTGCAGAGATGAAAACAGGAGAGGGAAAAACCCTCGTTGCAACTCTTGCAGTAGCCCTCAATGCAATGACTGGAGAAGGTGTCCATGTAGTTACTGTGAATGATTACTTGGCAAAGCGTGATGCTACTGAAATGGGCAAACTCTATGAATTTTTAGGTTATAGCACAGGATGTATTACCAGTGAAATCCAAGATGATTTGGAGCGTAAAAAACAGTACCAATGCGATATCACCTATGGTACAAATAATGAATTTGGATTTGATTACCTGCGAGATAATATGAAATATTCTCTTGATGAGATAGTACAAAGAGGGCATAACTATGCAATAGTGGATGAAGTGGACTCCATTTTGATTGATGAAGCAAGAACCCCTCTGATTATTTCTGGTCCAACCAATAGAAAACTTGATACTTACATAAAAGCTGATAAAATTGCCAAGCAGCTCGAGCGTGATAAGCATTTTACTGTTGATGAAAAAGATAGAGTTATCCTTCTTACCCAAGAGGGTATTGCAAAGGCAGAAGAGCTCTTTGGTGTAGACAATCTCTATAGCATGGAAAACGCAATTCTAGCTCACCACCTTGATCAGGCACTCAAAGCTAATCATCTTTTTCAAAAAGATGTAGATTATGTTGTTAAAAATGGTGAAGTAGTCATTGTAGATGAGTTTACAGGAAGACTGAGTGAAGGGCGACGATTTAGCGAAGGTTTGCACCAAGCTTTAGAAGCTAAAGAGGGGGTACAGATCCAAGAAGAGAGTCAAACGCTCGCTGATATTACATTCCAAAACTACTTTAGACTTTATAAAAAACTCGCAGGTATGACCGGTACTGCGCAAACCGAAGCGACAGAGTTTGCAGAGATTTATGGCCTTGAAGTTATCTCAATTCCAACTAACAGACCTGTCATTAGAAAAGATTTAGATGATCTCATTTTCAAAACAGAAAAAGAGAAGTTTGATGCAGTAGTCAAAAAAATTAAAGAGCTTCATAAAAAGGGTCAGCCTGTACTTGTAGGGACTACATCAATAGAAAAAAATGAATTGCTTCATAAGCTTTTAACAAAAGAGAAGATTCCTCATACGATTCTCAATGCCAAACATCACGAAAAAGAGGCAGAAATCATCGCACAAGCTGGTAAGAAAGGGGCCGTAACAGTTGCAACAAACATGGCAGGACGTGGTGTTGATATAAAAATCGATGATGAAGTAAGAGAGTTAGGAGGCCTCTTTATTCTTGGTACAGAGCGTCATGAGAGTAGACGGATTGATAACCAGCTTCGAGGACGTGCTGGACGTCAAGGGGATCCAGGTGCGAGCCAATTTTTCTTGAGTCTTGAAGATAACTTACTACGCATTTTTGGTGGAGATAGAATCAAAAACATTATGAATCGCCTAGGAATTGAAGAGGGCGAGCATATCGAATCAAAAATGGTAACCCGTGCTGTTGAAAAAGCGCAAAAAAAAGTAGAAAATCTCCATTTTGAATCACGTAAACATATTCTTGAATATGATGATGTTGCAAATGAGCAGAGAAAGACAATTTATAAATTTCGTCAAGAACTTCTCAATCCAGAGTATGACATAGATAGCAAAATTAAAGAAAATAGAGCAGAGATTGTTGAAGATATCTTGCATGAGTGTGAAATTTTTCCTGAGATGCCAAAAGAGGATTTCAAACTTGAAAAATTGGTAAAAAAGATTCAAGAAGACTTCAATGCTTCATTTTCACAAGAAGAGTTGCAAAATAGAGATTATGAAGATCTCAAAGCTTATATTCTCCAAAAATTAGAAAATGAGTATGAAGAGAAGATGGGCCGTTTAGATAATGCTCAAAGACGCGAAATTGAGAGAATTTTATATCTACAAGTCCTTGATAATGCTTGGAGAGAGCATCTCTATCAGATGGATATTTTGAAAACTGGTATAGGTTTGCGTGGATATAATCAAAAAGATCCTCTCGTTGAGTATAAAAAAGAGTCTTACAATCTTTTTATAGAGCTTATTCACCGTATAAAATCTGAAGCAATTAAGACACTTCATATGATACAGCTGCGTGATGAAGCTGAAGAGGAAGAGCTGCGTCGTTTAGAAGCAGAGCTTGCTAAAATGGAAGAGGAGGTCAAACAGGCTGCTGTATTGCAACATGGCCAAGATATGCAGCAAGAAGAATCATCTTCTCATAAACCTTTGGTAGGTACAAAAAAGCCAGCGCGTAACGAACCATGCCCATGTGGAAGTGGTAAGAAATATAAGCATTGCTGCGGCAAGAGTGGGCCCAAAAAAGGCGTCTTAGCAACTGCAGCCAATGGATAA
- the lolA gene encoding LolA-like outer membrane lipoprotein chaperone has translation MKKLLLLFIVVIAYSFAKININTFHSKFLQTITNEQNRTLQYEGEVWFKKPLLVKWIYKKPLYKEIHIIANKVVVIEPELEQVTINHLQKDLNLLKILENAKKIENDHYKAAIEKKSFDIYFHNGKLKKISYRDDLGNLNEILFLDPEQNIELETKQFGYKINPEWDVIQE, from the coding sequence ATGAAGAAATTATTACTATTATTTATAGTAGTTATAGCATATTCTTTTGCGAAAATCAATATCAACACATTTCATAGCAAATTTTTGCAAACAATTACGAATGAGCAAAACAGGACTCTTCAATATGAAGGAGAAGTCTGGTTTAAAAAACCTCTTTTAGTCAAATGGATTTATAAAAAACCTCTTTATAAAGAGATCCATATAATTGCCAACAAAGTAGTAGTTATTGAGCCTGAACTGGAACAAGTTACAATCAATCATTTACAAAAAGATTTAAATCTTTTGAAAATTTTAGAGAATGCTAAAAAGATTGAAAACGATCACTATAAAGCAGCTATTGAAAAGAAGAGTTTTGATATCTATTTTCATAATGGAAAATTAAAAAAGATTAGCTATCGAGATGATCTAGGAAATCTTAACGAGATACTTTTTTTGGATCCGGAGCAAAACATTGAATTAGAAACAAAACAGTTTGGATATAAAATAAACCCTGAATGGGATGTGATTCAAGAGTAA
- the acnB gene encoding bifunctional aconitate hydratase 2/2-methylisocitrate dehydratase: MGFIEEYKKAAAEREAMGIPPKPLTAEQVNEVIKLLKQVPIVEEEFLMDLLLNRVPPGVDEAAYVKAAFLRDIVQGHAQTAAISPKHAVEILGTMLGGYNVGPLVEALDHEDPEVAQAAADALKKTLLVYNAFNDVVEKAKTNKYAKEVLESWANAEWFFSREPLPESIKAVVFKVPGETNTDDLSPASEAWSRSDIPLHALSMLKAKMPDAQETIKKLKEKGLPVAFVGDVVGTGSSRKSGINSVQWWIGEDIPHVPNKRTGGIIIGGIIAPIFFNTAEDSGALPIEAPVDNLETGDVIEIRPYEGKILKNGEVVSEFKLKPNTLPDEYRAGGRIPMIIGRGLTRKARAALGMPEEDFFTRPEQPEGKEGVGYTLAQKMVGRACGMEGVRPGMYVEPETLTVGSQDTTGAMTRDEIKELAALSFGADFVLQSFCHTAAYPKPADIELQHTLPEFITSRGGVSLKPGDGVIHSWLNRMVLPDTVGTGGDSHTRFPIGISFPAGSGLVAFAAVTGTMPLNMPESVLVRFSGELQPGITLRDLVNAIPYFAIKQGLLTVEKKGKKNIFAGRILEIQGLPFLKVEQAFELSDASAERSAAACTVELDEEPVIEYIKSNIKLIEKMIDAGYQDAKTLERRKKKMEEWLKNPTLMKADKNAEYAAVIEIDLNEITEPIVACPNDPDDVATLSEVLANPNRPHKIDEVFVGSCMTNIGHYRALGEVLKGEGQVPVRLWIAPPTKMDEEELIEEGYYSIYAAAGARTELPGCSLCMGNQARVRDGATVFSTSTRNFDNRMGKDAKVYLGSAELAAVTAILGRIPTKEEYLEIVPKKLAGKEDKVYTYLNFDQIDDALLEEMIHKYV, encoded by the coding sequence ATGGGATTTATTGAAGAATACAAAAAAGCGGCTGCTGAACGTGAAGCTATGGGGATTCCGCCAAAACCATTGACTGCTGAACAGGTAAATGAAGTCATTAAGCTTTTGAAACAAGTACCAATAGTAGAAGAAGAGTTCTTAATGGATCTTCTCCTCAACCGTGTTCCTCCTGGTGTTGATGAAGCAGCGTATGTAAAAGCAGCATTTTTACGTGATATTGTACAAGGACATGCGCAAACTGCTGCTATTAGTCCAAAGCATGCAGTTGAAATTCTTGGTACAATGCTTGGTGGATACAATGTGGGACCTCTTGTAGAAGCACTTGATCATGAAGATCCAGAAGTTGCCCAGGCAGCTGCAGATGCACTCAAAAAAACACTTCTCGTATACAATGCATTTAATGATGTAGTAGAAAAAGCAAAAACAAATAAATATGCAAAAGAGGTTCTTGAATCGTGGGCAAATGCAGAGTGGTTTTTTAGCAGAGAACCCCTGCCAGAATCAATCAAAGCGGTAGTTTTTAAAGTACCAGGTGAAACTAATACAGACGATTTAAGTCCGGCAAGTGAAGCATGGAGTAGAAGTGATATTCCTTTGCATGCGCTCTCAATGCTCAAAGCAAAGATGCCAGATGCGCAAGAGACTATTAAAAAACTGAAAGAAAAAGGGCTTCCTGTAGCATTTGTTGGTGATGTTGTGGGAACAGGTTCTAGCCGAAAGTCTGGTATCAACTCTGTACAGTGGTGGATTGGTGAAGATATTCCTCACGTTCCTAATAAGAGAACAGGTGGTATCATTATAGGCGGTATTATTGCTCCAATTTTCTTTAACACGGCAGAAGATTCTGGTGCACTTCCTATTGAAGCTCCAGTAGATAATCTTGAAACAGGTGATGTTATTGAGATTCGACCATATGAAGGAAAAATCCTCAAAAATGGTGAAGTTGTTAGTGAGTTTAAACTAAAACCTAATACATTGCCTGATGAGTATAGAGCAGGTGGACGAATCCCGATGATTATTGGTAGAGGCCTGACACGAAAAGCAAGAGCAGCTCTTGGAATGCCAGAAGAGGATTTCTTCACTAGACCTGAGCAACCAGAAGGCAAAGAGGGTGTTGGATATACACTTGCTCAAAAGATGGTAGGACGTGCATGTGGCATGGAAGGTGTGCGCCCTGGTATGTATGTAGAGCCTGAGACTCTTACAGTAGGTAGCCAGGATACTACTGGAGCAATGACACGAGATGAGATTAAAGAGCTTGCAGCTCTTAGCTTTGGAGCAGATTTTGTGCTGCAGAGTTTCTGTCACACTGCTGCCTATCCGAAACCAGCAGATATCGAGTTGCAGCATACTCTTCCTGAATTCATTACAAGCAGAGGCGGTGTGAGCTTGAAGCCTGGAGATGGTGTTATTCACTCTTGGCTTAACAGAATGGTGCTTCCTGATACTGTGGGTACAGGTGGTGATTCACATACAAGATTTCCTATAGGTATTAGTTTTCCAGCTGGTTCTGGTCTAGTAGCATTTGCAGCAGTTACTGGTACTATGCCACTCAATATGCCAGAGTCTGTACTTGTGAGATTTAGCGGTGAGTTACAGCCTGGTATCACGCTTCGTGACCTTGTAAATGCGATCCCTTACTTTGCGATCAAACAAGGACTCTTGACAGTAGAGAAAAAGGGTAAGAAAAATATCTTTGCTGGACGAATCCTTGAGATCCAAGGACTTCCATTTCTCAAAGTTGAGCAGGCTTTTGAGCTAAGCGATGCAAGTGCTGAGCGAAGTGCAGCTGCTTGTACAGTTGAGCTTGATGAAGAGCCTGTAATTGAGTATATTAAATCAAATATCAAGCTTATTGAGAAAATGATTGATGCCGGGTATCAAGATGCTAAAACGCTTGAGAGACGTAAAAAGAAAATGGAAGAGTGGCTTAAAAATCCAACACTTATGAAAGCGGATAAAAATGCAGAGTATGCTGCAGTTATTGAGATTGACTTAAATGAAATTACTGAGCCAATTGTTGCATGTCCAAACGATCCAGATGATGTTGCAACTTTGAGTGAAGTACTTGCTAATCCAAACAGACCACATAAAATAGATGAAGTATTTGTTGGAAGCTGTATGACAAATATTGGTCACTATAGAGCCCTTGGTGAAGTACTCAAAGGTGAAGGACAAGTTCCTGTAAGACTCTGGATAGCTCCTCCTACAAAAATGGATGAAGAGGAGCTTATTGAAGAGGGATACTACTCCATTTATGCTGCAGCAGGTGCGAGAACAGAGCTTCCTGGATGTAGCTTATGTATGGGTAACCAAGCTCGTGTACGTGACGGTGCAACAGTATTCTCTACTTCAACTAGAAACTTTGATAACCGTATGGGTAAAGATGCTAAAGTCTATCTTGGAAGTGCTGAGCTTGCAGCAGTTACAGCGATTTTAGGAAGAATCCCTACAAAAGAGGAGTATCTTGAAATCGTTCCGAAAAAATTAGCAGGTAAAGAGGACAAAGTCTATACATATCTCAACTTTGATCAGATTGATGATGCATTATTAGAAGAGATGATCCATAAATATGTATAA
- a CDS encoding DNA translocase FtsK, giving the protein MKKISSLFIFMLLIYLGISTIFMDFHFVGKFGAILGKYNREIFGYFSYIYPFLLLLPLWLAYKKNLTAKELGNFFLAILLIFLALLLLQALLFTPPHNGKLANSFINMLSPYIGIAGVWLFWFMLVGVIYLLFSNRLKALLNANVKKEKLIIDENNNAVIIKEKIEQEIQETSETVAEKNEVKSHKEEKKSSIKLVKNPLESNISSKPTKKQNRNINITKKEKKSPSTLINGIQKDKERPLQDKNIKKENKKIQEVKIVKTLEENEKLLASIEKGAIDKPENFQLPPIEYLQSPPKEKQEINEAEIDSKVTELISKLKQFKIEGDVVRTYSGPLVTTFEFKPAPHIKVSKILNLADDLAMALRAQTIRIQAPVPGKDVVGIEIPNSEFETIYLREIIDSDIFKKAASPLTLALGKDIVGKPFITDLKKLPHLLIAGTTGSGKSVGINSMLISLLYRNSPDRLKLLMIDPKMLEFSIYNDIPHLLTPVITSSKQAVVALSNMVAEMERRYQLMSQLKTKNIEGYNKKASKEGLPELPYIVVIIDELADLMMTSGKDVEYSIARLAQMARASGIHLIVATQRPSVDVVTGLIKANLPARISFRVGQKIDSKVILDSIGAESLLGRGDMLFTPPGAAGIIRLHAPWVSEQEIEQIVDFLKAQREPEYEERFLAETLESSSTSTTNASGEELDELYEEAKEIILTERKTSISYLQRRLQIGYNRAARIIEQLENMGVLSAPNVKGSREILL; this is encoded by the coding sequence TTGAAAAAAATCTCCTCTCTTTTTATTTTCATGCTGCTTATTTACTTAGGTATCTCAACAATTTTTATGGATTTTCATTTTGTAGGAAAATTTGGAGCAATCCTTGGAAAATATAATAGAGAGATTTTTGGATATTTTTCATATATTTATCCCTTTTTGCTTTTACTGCCACTTTGGCTTGCTTACAAAAAAAATTTAACTGCAAAAGAGTTGGGTAACTTTTTTCTTGCAATACTTTTAATTTTTCTAGCACTACTCCTTTTACAAGCTCTTCTTTTTACTCCCCCTCATAACGGAAAACTGGCAAATAGTTTTATTAATATGCTCTCACCTTATATTGGTATTGCTGGAGTATGGCTCTTTTGGTTCATGCTCGTTGGAGTAATTTATCTTCTCTTTTCAAACAGACTCAAAGCTTTATTAAATGCAAACGTTAAGAAAGAAAAACTAATTATAGACGAAAATAATAATGCCGTCATTATTAAAGAAAAGATAGAGCAAGAGATTCAAGAAACCTCAGAAACAGTAGCTGAAAAAAATGAAGTGAAATCTCACAAAGAAGAGAAGAAATCTTCAATAAAACTTGTTAAAAATCCACTAGAAAGTAATATATCTTCAAAACCAACAAAAAAACAGAATAGAAATATAAATATTACTAAAAAAGAGAAAAAATCGCCGTCGACTTTAATAAACGGTATTCAAAAAGATAAAGAACGACCCCTTCAAGATAAAAATATAAAAAAAGAGAATAAAAAAATACAGGAAGTCAAAATTGTTAAAACATTAGAAGAGAATGAAAAGCTTCTTGCATCAATTGAAAAAGGTGCGATTGACAAACCAGAAAATTTTCAACTCCCTCCAATTGAGTATTTGCAAAGCCCTCCAAAAGAGAAACAAGAGATTAATGAAGCTGAAATAGATAGCAAGGTTACAGAGCTCATAAGTAAGCTTAAGCAGTTTAAAATTGAAGGGGATGTGGTACGCACTTATTCTGGACCACTTGTTACAACATTTGAGTTCAAACCTGCACCGCATATTAAAGTATCAAAAATTTTGAATCTGGCTGATGACTTAGCTATGGCTCTTCGTGCACAAACGATCAGAATCCAAGCACCAGTTCCAGGAAAAGATGTTGTTGGTATAGAGATTCCAAATAGTGAATTTGAAACAATTTATTTAAGAGAAATCATCGATAGTGATATCTTTAAAAAAGCTGCATCGCCTCTTACACTCGCTTTAGGAAAAGATATAGTTGGCAAACCTTTTATAACAGATCTGAAAAAACTTCCTCACCTTCTCATTGCAGGAACAACAGGAAGTGGTAAAAGTGTAGGTATTAACTCTATGCTTATCAGCCTTTTGTATAGAAACTCTCCAGATCGCTTGAAGCTTCTTATGATAGATCCAAAGATGTTGGAGTTTAGTATCTACAACGATATTCCACATCTTCTTACTCCAGTGATTACTTCATCCAAACAGGCTGTAGTAGCTTTGAGTAATATGGTTGCAGAGATGGAGCGTCGCTATCAGCTTATGAGCCAATTAAAGACAAAAAATATTGAAGGGTATAACAAAAAAGCCAGCAAAGAGGGTTTGCCAGAGCTTCCATATATTGTTGTTATAATTGATGAATTGGCTGATTTAATGATGACAAGTGGAAAAGATGTAGAATACTCCATTGCACGTCTTGCTCAAATGGCACGAGCAAGTGGTATTCATCTCATAGTTGCTACACAAAGACCAAGCGTTGATGTTGTAACAGGACTGATTAAAGCAAATTTGCCAGCTCGCATTAGCTTTCGCGTTGGACAAAAAATAGATAGTAAAGTTATTTTAGATAGCATCGGGGCTGAGTCACTTCTTGGAAGAGGAGATATGCTTTTTACACCACCTGGGGCTGCAGGGATTATTCGATTGCATGCACCATGGGTGAGTGAGCAAGAGATTGAGCAGATAGTAGACTTTCTTAAAGCTCAAAGAGAACCAGAATATGAAGAGAGATTTTTGGCTGAAACGCTTGAAAGCAGTTCTACAAGTACTACGAATGCATCGGGCGAAGAGCTCGATGAGCTTTATGAAGAAGCAAAAGAGATCATACTCACTGAGAGAAAAACTTCAATCAGCTATCTTCAAAGACGCTTGCAAATAGGTTACAATAGAGCTGCAAGAATTATTGAACAGCTTGAAAACATGGGAGTTCTCTCCGCCCCAAATGTAAAAGGTAGCAGAGAAATTCTTCTATAG
- a CDS encoding HU family DNA-binding protein, whose protein sequence is MKKSEFIQAVAEKAGLSKKDTQKVIEAALETITEALKKGEDVAFIGFGTFTTSMRAERKAKVPGTDKVVTVPATRVVKFKVGKKLKEEVAK, encoded by the coding sequence ATGAAAAAGAGTGAATTCATCCAAGCGGTTGCAGAAAAAGCTGGGCTTTCAAAGAAAGATACACAAAAGGTCATTGAAGCTGCTCTAGAGACAATTACAGAGGCACTCAAAAAAGGTGAAGATGTAGCATTTATTGGATTTGGTACTTTTACGACTTCGATGAGAGCAGAAAGAAAAGCAAAAGTTCCTGGAACAGACAAAGTTGTTACTGTACCAGCAACAAGAGTTGTAAAATTTAAAGTAGGAAAAAAACTTAAAGAAGAAGTAGCGAAATAA
- a CDS encoding UbiX family flavin prenyltransferase produces the protein MKVAVAISGASGAQLGLKAYKYLPTSIEKYLIISKNAKIVLEKENNLFYTDEIWAGPASGSFGLDALMIVPCSMNTLAKIAVGIADNLVTRAASVMIKEQKKLLLAPREMPLSPIALENMLKLSKINVIIAPPIMAYYSKQKSLKEMEEFFIGKWFDLLGIEHNLYKRWEC, from the coding sequence TTGAAAGTCGCTGTCGCAATCTCAGGTGCAAGTGGTGCACAACTAGGTCTAAAAGCATATAAATATCTCCCTACATCTATAGAAAAATATCTCATAATTTCAAAAAACGCAAAAATAGTACTGGAAAAAGAGAATAATCTCTTTTACACTGATGAGATTTGGGCAGGGCCGGCTAGCGGGAGCTTTGGTCTTGACGCACTCATGATTGTACCCTGCTCAATGAATACATTGGCGAAAATTGCTGTTGGTATCGCAGATAATCTTGTAACTCGTGCTGCAAGTGTTATGATAAAAGAGCAAAAAAAATTACTTCTTGCTCCACGAGAAATGCCTTTAAGCCCTATAGCCCTTGAAAATATGCTTAAACTCTCCAAAATAAATGTTATAATTGCCCCACCAATCATGGCTTACTATTCTAAGCAAAAGAGTCTCAAAGAAATGGAAGAGTTTTTCATTGGCAAATGGTTTGATCTACTTGGTATAGAACATAATCTATATAAGAGATGGGAATGTTAA
- the coaD gene encoding pantetheine-phosphate adenylyltransferase, translating into MLKKVIYPGTFDPITNGHLDIINRAARIFDEVIVAVALSQEKKPMFDIATRVKMAKLATQHIPNVRIKDFDTLLVNFCQREQAKIIIRGLRAVSDFEYELQIGYANQSLDKELETLYLMPSLQNAFISSSVVRAILKFKGDVSHLVPQAIIPLLESR; encoded by the coding sequence ATGTTAAAAAAAGTTATCTATCCAGGAACGTTTGATCCTATCACAAATGGGCATCTTGATATTATTAACCGTGCTGCAAGAATTTTTGATGAAGTTATTGTAGCAGTTGCCCTTTCCCAAGAAAAAAAGCCAATGTTTGATATTGCAACACGAGTCAAAATGGCAAAACTTGCTACGCAGCATATACCAAATGTTCGCATTAAAGATTTTGACACGCTACTTGTCAACTTTTGTCAAAGAGAGCAAGCAAAAATCATTATAAGAGGACTTAGAGCAGTAAGTGATTTTGAGTATGAACTGCAAATCGGATACGCTAATCAATCCCTTGATAAAGAGCTTGAAACCCTCTATCTCATGCCAAGTTTACAAAATGCTTTTATTAGCTCATCGGTTGTACGTGCTATTTTAAAATTCAAAGGTGATGTATCACATCTTGTACCACAAGCTATTATCCCTCTTTTAGAGAGTAGATAG
- the tmk gene encoding dTMP kinase yields MYILFEGIDRVGKSTQIALLQKTFPHAIFTKEPGGTPLGKKIRELILHTQNPSTIAELFLFLADRAEHIEKVIIPNKDKLIISDRGFISGIAYAKTKTSMSIEKLQELNAIALQNTYPDKIVFLEISPQELERRLSTQPLDNIEQRGIKYLLEVQEIMKNLVIHSKIAYLILDAAASKEKIFEKIVQFIKEK; encoded by the coding sequence ATGTATATCCTCTTTGAAGGTATAGATAGAGTTGGTAAAAGTACACAAATAGCACTTTTACAAAAAACCTTTCCTCATGCTATCTTTACCAAAGAGCCAGGGGGTACACCATTAGGCAAAAAAATTCGTGAACTCATTCTTCACACTCAAAATCCTTCCACAATCGCAGAACTTTTCTTATTTTTAGCTGATCGCGCTGAGCATATAGAAAAAGTTATTATTCCTAATAAAGATAAGCTGATAATTAGTGATCGAGGATTTATTTCAGGTATTGCCTATGCTAAAACAAAAACATCTATGAGTATTGAAAAACTTCAAGAATTAAACGCTATTGCTTTGCAAAACACCTATCCCGATAAAATTGTATTTTTAGAGATTTCACCCCAAGAACTAGAGAGGCGTTTGAGCACCCAGCCACTTGATAATATAGAGCAAAGAGGTATTAAATATCTTTTGGAAGTGCAAGAAATAATGAAAAATTTGGTAATTCATAGTAAAATTGCATACCTCATTCTTGATGCGGCTGCATCTAAAGAGAAGATATTTGAAAAAATAGTTCAATTTATCAAGGAAAAATAA